One genomic region from Apodemus sylvaticus chromosome 1, mApoSyl1.1, whole genome shotgun sequence encodes:
- the LOC127684119 gene encoding vomeronasal type-1 receptor 4-like, with protein sequence MLSQNKTLKTTEEVALQIPLLCQAGVGTVGDILVFLHNFSPILADSHLRPIHVILSNLAVANVFILLLLTFPNHITVLAPRKPPTDLTGKLSYFFHMVARSTNMCSTCALSTYRFVTLVPGNWARVMLREISPKVMRYSCYSCWFFSVLNNAYIPMNASGPQKTHNGTDSKGKWVCSLSDVSVGMSFLRFAQDILFISIMIWTSFSMVIHLNRHHQRMHYIHNHNQKLRAYAETRASHTIVMLVVTFVTFYLLDCICTFFHISFVNTRFCLRHVKEVLTVSFPTISPLLLIFRDHKSPC encoded by the coding sequence AtgttgtctcaaaataaaaccctgAAAACTACAGAAGAAGTGGCTCTTCAGATACCTTTGCTTTGCCAGGCTGGGGTTGGGACTGTGGGCGACATTCTTGTGTTTCTTCATAATTTCTCTCCAATTTTGGCTGACTCTCATCTGAGGCCCATTCATGTCATTCTATCAAACTTAGCTGTGGCCAATGTTTTCATTCTCCTCCTCTTGACATTTCCAAACCATATTACAGTTTTGGCTCCAAGGAAGCCTCCAACTGACCTCACAGGTAAACTTTCATACTTCTTTCACATGGTGGCTCGAAGCACAAACATGTGTTCTACCTGTGCCCTGAGCACATACCGGTTTGTCACTCTTGTTCCTGGTAATTGGGCTAGGGTCATGCTCAGAGAAATATCCCCCAAGGTCATGAGATATTCTTGTTACAGTTGCTGGTTTTTCAGTGTCTTAAATAATGCTTACATTCCAATGAATGCCAGTGGTCCACAGAAGACACACAATGGCACTGATTCTAAAGGTAAGTGGGTCTGCTCCCTCTCTGATGTCAGTGTTGGCATGAGCTTCTTGCGGTTTGCCCAAGACATTTTATTCATCAGCATCATGATCTGGACCAGTTTCTCTATGGTGATTCACCTGAACAGACACcaccagagaatgcactatatacACAACCACAATCAGAAGCTCAGAGCCTATGCTGAGACCAGAGCATCCCACACTATAGTCATGCTGGTGGTCACATTTGTGACCTTTTATCTTCTAGACTGTATTTGTActttctttcacatttcttttgtgaACACTCGTTTCTGTTTGAGGCATGTTAAAGAAGTTCTGACTGTAAGCTTCCCCACCATTTCTCCCTTGCTGTTGATCTTTAGGGATCATAAGAGTCCTTGTTGA